A genomic region of Mitsuaria sp. 7 contains the following coding sequences:
- a CDS encoding methyl-accepting chemotaxis protein codes for MLAFATLVAAVVLVSVFSLHNLAAADARFNGFFHGIDTRESMAVGIRIDANRRAIGVRDMVIVKDSIDLEASKKMALDAHVAIGLHLRELRDAVAAAPDAMPRERELLGRIVEVEERYGPVAARIVELAAAGKREEAMEAMSRDCRPLLAKLLTAVREYTDYAGKAGGEVATASTAQYEAQRRWLALISLGVVGIAAGLGWLITRRLTTALGTEPAQLAAAANRISGGDLRPVEGAVSAPPDSVLASMGAMQSQLVTLIGQVRGSADEIAIASTQIAQGNNDLSARTEAQASAIEETAASMEQLSATVRQNADNAQHANQLARNASEVATRGGEVVGQVVETMRGINDSSRRIADIIGVIDSIAFQTNILALNAAVEAARAGEQGRGFAVVASEVRSLASRSAGAAKEIKQLIDDSVARVEQGTGLVDQAGATMTEVVGAIRRVSDIVGEISVASAEQSAGVTQVGEAITQMDRATQQNAALVEESAAAADSMRQQAADMVGAVAAFRVAHAPS; via the coding sequence ATGCTCGCCTTTGCCACCCTCGTGGCAGCGGTCGTGCTGGTCAGCGTCTTCTCTTTGCACAACCTGGCCGCCGCGGATGCGCGCTTCAACGGTTTCTTCCACGGCATTGATACCCGCGAATCGATGGCGGTGGGTATCCGCATCGACGCCAACCGTCGCGCCATCGGGGTGCGCGACATGGTCATCGTGAAGGACTCGATCGACCTCGAAGCATCGAAAAAGATGGCGCTCGACGCGCATGTCGCGATCGGTCTGCACCTGCGGGAGCTGCGCGATGCGGTCGCCGCGGCGCCTGACGCCATGCCGCGCGAGCGTGAACTGCTCGGTCGCATCGTCGAGGTCGAAGAACGCTACGGACCGGTGGCTGCGCGCATTGTCGAACTGGCCGCCGCCGGAAAGCGCGAAGAGGCCATGGAGGCCATGAGCCGGGATTGCCGACCCTTGCTGGCGAAGCTGCTGACGGCGGTGCGGGAATACACCGACTACGCGGGCAAGGCCGGTGGCGAGGTGGCGACCGCCTCCACCGCCCAATACGAAGCGCAACGTCGGTGGCTGGCGCTGATCAGCCTGGGCGTCGTCGGGATCGCCGCAGGCCTGGGCTGGCTGATCACGCGTCGCCTGACGACGGCGCTCGGCACCGAGCCGGCGCAACTGGCCGCCGCCGCCAACCGCATCTCCGGCGGCGACCTGCGACCGGTCGAAGGCGCCGTGTCGGCGCCGCCCGACAGCGTGCTCGCGTCGATGGGGGCGATGCAGTCGCAGTTGGTCACGCTGATCGGCCAGGTGCGCGGCTCCGCCGACGAGATCGCGATCGCCAGCACCCAGATCGCGCAAGGCAACAACGACCTTTCGGCGCGCACGGAGGCGCAGGCCTCCGCGATCGAGGAGACCGCCGCCTCGATGGAACAGCTGAGCGCCACCGTACGCCAGAACGCGGACAACGCCCAGCATGCCAATCAACTGGCGCGCAATGCCAGCGAGGTGGCCACGCGCGGCGGCGAGGTGGTCGGCCAGGTCGTCGAGACGATGCGCGGCATCAATGACAGCAGCCGTCGCATCGCCGACATCATCGGCGTCATCGACAGCATCGCGTTCCAGACCAACATCCTGGCGCTGAACGCGGCGGTCGAGGCGGCCCGCGCCGGCGAGCAGGGCCGCGGCTTCGCGGTCGTGGCCTCCGAAGTGCGCAGCCTGGCCAGCCGGTCCGCCGGAGCCGCCAAGGAGATCAAGCAGCTCATCGACGACAGCGTCGCCCGCGTCGAGCAGGGCACCGGGCTGGTCGACCAGGCCGGCGCCACGATGACCGAGGTCGTGGGCGCCATCCGCCGCGTCTCCGACATCGTCGGCGAGATCAGCGTGGCCAGCGCCGAGCAGAGCGCGGGCGTGACGCAGGTCGGCGAGGCCATCACCCAGATGGACCGCGCCACGCAGCAGAACGCGGCCCTGGTCGAGGAAAGCGCCGCCGCGGCCGACAGCATGAGACAGCAGGCCGCCGACATGGTGGGCGCGGTGGCGGCGTTCCGCGTCGCGCATGCCCCTTCCTGA